A window of the Candidatus Saccharimonadales bacterium genome harbors these coding sequences:
- a CDS encoding aminoacyl--tRNA ligase-related protein → MRLSQNFTKTSKTAPADEVAKNAQLLIRAGFVYKVMAGVYAYTPLGLRVLENIKQIVREEMNSVGGQELIMSSLQKKETWEETGRWDDEVVDVWFKSKLKDDTEVGFGWSHEEAIIEMMKQYLESYKDLPINVYQFQTKMRNELRAKSGIMRGREFVMKDMYSCSIDATQHDKFYADTIDAYNRVFDRLGLGDDTYVTFASGGAFTQFSHEFQTVCDAGEDVIYIHREKNIAVNEEVLNEESLKELGIKREDLEKVKSAEVGNIFNFGIQKSKDTNFTFTNSEGKKQFVYLGSYGIGITRLMGVVVEKFADDKGIVWPENIAPAKVYLVRIGGEEAVKHANELYEELTKKGIEVIYDDRDERPGAKFADSELMGIPHRVTVSDRLIESNQYEYTPRTTGVSALLTREELLAKLN, encoded by the coding sequence ATGCGATTATCCCAAAATTTCACCAAAACCAGTAAAACAGCGCCAGCCGACGAGGTGGCGAAAAATGCCCAGCTACTTATCAGGGCGGGCTTTGTCTATAAAGTAATGGCTGGCGTGTATGCCTATACGCCACTTGGTTTACGAGTGCTTGAAAATATTAAACAGATCGTTCGCGAAGAAATGAATTCTGTTGGCGGGCAAGAGCTTATTATGAGCAGCCTGCAAAAGAAAGAAACGTGGGAGGAAACCGGCCGTTGGGATGACGAAGTTGTCGATGTGTGGTTTAAATCAAAGCTAAAAGACGATACCGAAGTTGGCTTTGGCTGGTCACACGAAGAAGCGATTATTGAGATGATGAAGCAATATCTTGAAAGCTACAAGGATCTGCCAATCAATGTGTACCAGTTTCAGACAAAAATGCGTAATGAACTTCGCGCCAAAAGCGGTATTATGCGCGGCCGCGAATTCGTCATGAAAGACATGTATTCATGTAGTATTGACGCTACTCAGCACGATAAATTCTATGCTGACACGATAGACGCGTATAACCGCGTATTTGATCGCCTAGGACTAGGAGATGACACCTATGTCACCTTTGCTAGCGGGGGCGCGTTTACGCAGTTTAGCCACGAATTCCAAACGGTATGTGATGCGGGTGAAGATGTTATTTACATACACCGCGAAAAGAATATTGCGGTGAACGAAGAAGTTTTGAACGAAGAAAGCCTAAAAGAGCTTGGCATCAAACGCGAAGACCTTGAAAAGGTGAAAAGCGCCGAAGTGGGCAACATCTTTAATTTTGGTATTCAAAAGAGTAAAGACACTAACTTTACGTTCACGAATAGCGAAGGCAAGAAGCAATTTGTCTATCTAGGATCGTATGGAATTGGCATTACTCGCCTAATGGGGGTGGTTGTTGAAAAATTTGCCGACGACAAGGGTATTGTCTGGCCAGAGAATATTGCACCTGCCAAAGTATACTTGGTTCGTATCGGCGGAGAAGAGGCCGTAAAGCACGCTAACGAACTTTACGAAGAATTGACCAAAAAGGGTATTGAAGTGATCTACGACGACCGTGACGAGCGTCCAGGCGCTAAATTCGCAGATAGTGAGCTAATGGGCATTCCACACCGCGTAACTGTCAGTGACCGGCTGATAGAATCTAACCAATATGAGTATACCCCTAGAACAACAGGGGTCAGCGCTCTATTGACACGAGAGGAGCTGCTTGCTAAACTGAACTGA
- the greA gene encoding transcription elongation factor GreA, with the protein MKKLYQITDEGKTELEAELQELKGRRGDIADKIAEARDFGDLSENAEYDSAREEQGLVESRIAEIEDILLNAELIRGGKTSKVSLGNKVELKTGKKTVIYSVVGPVEADPLEGKISNESPIGAALMGKKVGDTATITTPKGSTTYEIVSIN; encoded by the coding sequence ATGAAGAAATTATACCAAATTACAGATGAAGGCAAAACCGAACTTGAGGCCGAACTACAAGAGCTTAAAGGCCGTCGTGGTGACATTGCCGACAAAATTGCTGAGGCACGTGATTTTGGCGATCTTTCTGAGAATGCCGAATACGATAGTGCTCGCGAAGAGCAAGGGCTCGTTGAAAGCCGCATTGCCGAAATCGAAGACATCCTGCTTAACGCTGAATTAATTCGCGGCGGCAAGACTTCAAAAGTATCTTTAGGCAACAAAGTTGAACTAAAAACTGGCAAAAAGACGGTCATTTACAGTGTCGTTGGTCCAGTAGAAGCCGACCCGCTTGAGGGCAAAATTAGCAACGAATCTCCAATCGGTGCTGCGCTTATGGGCAAAAAAGTAGGTGATACGGCTACCATCACAACCCCTAAGGGTTCAACTACTTACGAAATCGTTTCAATTAACTAG
- a CDS encoding lysine--tRNA ligase: MATLQDYRDERLRKLDELKTLGINPYPSESHRTHNTTDVVSGFDKLEGQTVTVAGRIVGLRKFGKLAFIVIKDFTGQVQLFLRDGDVSELNAAEGILGIKELPLLDTGDFVEATGEVIKTKTGEISVAVKTLRLLTKSLRPMPTELTNKEERLRRRYVDMNVNSDVRARFVRRSKFWQATRDYLNEQGFVEVNVPVLEHTTGGADANPFVTHMDALDQDFYLRISHELPLKRLLGAGFEKVYDIGPRFRNENYSDEHLPEHVAMEWYWAYADWEDGMKLTQDMVRAIADKTWGTRQFTLLNGMTVDLGKDGEDWPRVSFVGVIKERFGIDVFNTTLEEVQAKLKENNLELEKSDNLGRCIDKLWKKIRVELNGPAFLIDVPAFLQPLAKLQDKDPRLTEQFNLLLGGTEACKAYSELNDPVDQLNRFVDQQKLRDAGDDEAMMLDIDFVEMLEYGMPPACGYGHAERLFWILEGITAREGVPFPQLRTEIDPTTRETYPDVKL; encoded by the coding sequence ATGGCAACACTCCAAGATTACCGTGATGAGCGGCTACGAAAATTAGATGAGCTTAAAACGCTAGGCATTAATCCGTACCCTAGTGAATCTCATCGTACTCACAATACGACTGATGTTGTATCTGGCTTTGATAAGCTCGAAGGCCAGACCGTCACGGTTGCTGGCCGGATTGTTGGACTGCGTAAGTTCGGCAAACTTGCGTTTATTGTTATTAAGGATTTTACCGGCCAGGTGCAGTTGTTCCTTCGCGACGGTGACGTATCCGAACTTAACGCTGCTGAGGGTATTCTGGGAATTAAAGAATTGCCACTTCTTGATACAGGTGATTTTGTTGAAGCAACCGGTGAAGTGATTAAAACCAAAACAGGCGAAATATCCGTTGCGGTAAAAACGCTTCGTTTGCTTACGAAAAGCCTTCGTCCAATGCCAACCGAACTAACAAACAAAGAGGAGCGCCTCCGCCGCCGTTACGTTGATATGAACGTAAACAGCGATGTACGCGCAAGATTTGTCCGCCGTTCAAAATTTTGGCAAGCAACTAGGGATTATCTAAATGAACAAGGATTCGTCGAAGTTAACGTGCCCGTTTTGGAACACACGACAGGCGGGGCGGATGCTAATCCGTTCGTGACGCACATGGACGCTTTGGACCAGGATTTTTATCTGCGTATTAGCCACGAGCTTCCATTAAAGCGGCTGCTTGGCGCTGGTTTTGAAAAGGTCTACGATATTGGGCCGCGTTTTAGGAATGAAAATTACAGCGACGAACATTTACCAGAACACGTTGCGATGGAATGGTACTGGGCGTATGCCGACTGGGAAGATGGAATGAAACTGACTCAGGATATGGTCAGGGCAATTGCCGATAAAACATGGGGAACACGCCAGTTTACGCTATTAAACGGTATGACCGTTGACCTTGGTAAAGACGGGGAAGATTGGCCGCGTGTTAGCTTTGTCGGTGTCATCAAAGAACGTTTTGGCATCGACGTATTCAATACGACGCTTGAGGAAGTCCAGGCTAAATTAAAAGAAAATAATCTAGAACTCGAAAAAAGCGATAACCTTGGACGGTGTATCGATAAATTATGGAAAAAGATCCGTGTTGAATTAAATGGACCTGCATTTTTGATTGATGTACCGGCGTTCTTGCAACCGCTTGCGAAACTACAGGACAAAGACCCGCGCCTGACCGAGCAGTTCAACCTGCTTCTTGGCGGAACGGAAGCCTGCAAGGCATATAGCGAATTGAATGATCCCGTGGATCAGTTAAACCGCTTTGTTGACCAGCAAAAACTACGTGATGCTGGCGACGATGAAGCGATGATGCTAGATATTGATTTTGTTGAAATGCTTGAATATGGCATGCCGCCAGCATGTGGTTACGGCCATGCCGAACGGTTATTCTGGATTCTTGAGGGCATTACCGCCCGTGAAGGCGTTCCATTCCCGCAGCTTCGTACCGAGATTGACCCAACGACCCGTGAAACGTATCCTGACGTAAAGCTCTAG
- a CDS encoding NADPH-dependent FMN reductase: MTRIAVIVGSLRKESINKYLAKNLEELAPEGTEFTYVDINLPLFNQDVEASNYPASAQEGKDIVEASDGVLFVTPEYNRSTPGVLKNAVDWISRPWGTNSFAGKPVGVVGASVGPVGTAIAQSDMRHILAFLETKQMGQPEIYVANATELFDENGILTDERWRKNLQGYIDTFVAWVEKEK, translated from the coding sequence ATGACGCGTATTGCTGTAATTGTGGGAAGTTTACGAAAAGAATCGATTAATAAATACTTAGCAAAAAATCTTGAGGAATTAGCGCCCGAAGGTACGGAGTTTACTTATGTAGATATTAATCTGCCACTGTTTAACCAAGATGTCGAAGCTTCTAATTATCCTGCCTCAGCCCAAGAAGGCAAAGATATAGTCGAAGCCTCTGACGGCGTATTATTTGTCACTCCGGAATATAACCGAAGTACGCCTGGTGTCTTAAAGAATGCAGTCGACTGGATAAGCCGTCCATGGGGCACGAATTCGTTTGCAGGCAAACCTGTTGGAGTTGTCGGCGCGTCGGTCGGACCTGTCGGAACGGCCATTGCACAATCTGATATGCGCCATATCCTCGCGTTTCTTGAAACAAAACAGATGGGTCAGCCTGAAATTTATGTAGCCAATGCTACTGAATTATTTGATGAAAACGGAATCTTAACTGACGAAAGATGGCGCAAGAATCTTCAGGGCTATATTGATACATTCGTTGCCTGGGTAGAAAAAGAGAAGTAG
- a CDS encoding DUF4342 domain-containing protein, translated as MSNEKQTQEEFRVKGEDLLAKVKQLVNEGNVRRIIIKDKENKTLIEVPLTIGVVGIVLAPVLAAVGAIAALVTECTIIVERREA; from the coding sequence ATGAGTAATGAAAAGCAGACACAAGAAGAGTTCAGGGTTAAGGGCGAAGATCTCCTCGCAAAGGTGAAGCAATTAGTTAACGAGGGAAATGTTCGGCGTATCATTATTAAGGATAAAGAGAACAAAACGCTGATTGAAGTTCCGCTAACCATTGGGGTCGTGGGGATTGTACTAGCACCGGTGCTGGCTGCTGTCGGTGCAATTGCTGCGCTTGTTACGGAATGCACGATTATTGTCGAACGCCGCGAGGCATAA
- a CDS encoding DUF2207 domain-containing protein, giving the protein MKRLLFGLLTITLVALGAVHSSKDVAAQNVNNFTIESFDAKYTLDQDKEGHSSLKTTETIKAVFPTYDQNHGLERAFPKKYDGHSTSLKVLSVVDGSGKKLSYSETTADDNLLLRIGDASMYVHGVHTYVITYTQRDVTRFFSNTNDDEFYWDVNGTQWQQPMGKVSMGLHVSAKLAGQLTDSQRCYKGTVGSTDQCTISKIPQEDGTIFIAEATDMRAFENMTIAVGFKPHTFAGYQQTLGEKILVILFIIWIAVQVVGSVIAIGAIIWMLIKRHRVMNRAKGRGTIIPEYLPPNEASVLASAQVLGNVTSDMTAQIIDLAVRHYLKIYQTKDKTLFKPAEYELEIAKDTSDLRTEELRLLSDLFGGSMAIGSRFEMKKLQSNSSMSQKLTASRKALRKDVRGKYELFERAEKEARDFKLVGIIAIALGVVTLSPLIIIAAIIAFSIAYTLWPRTEKGVTLRDYLLGLKEYVTIAEEDRIKMLQSPEGAEKVGVKVDKNDTKQLVTLYERVLPYAVLFNVEKEWAKQLGAYYETSSSQPDWYVGNTAFNAVVFSLALSSFSSQNSSYSSSSSSSSGGSSGGGSSGGGGGGGGGGGW; this is encoded by the coding sequence ATGAAACGCCTACTTTTTGGTTTGCTTACCATCACGTTAGTCGCCCTAGGGGCGGTACATAGTAGCAAGGATGTGGCAGCTCAAAATGTAAATAATTTTACGATTGAAAGTTTTGATGCTAAATATACGCTTGATCAGGATAAGGAAGGACACTCTAGCCTCAAAACTACCGAAACGATCAAAGCGGTTTTTCCCACGTATGACCAGAATCATGGTTTAGAACGAGCCTTTCCTAAGAAATACGACGGCCACTCTACGAGCTTGAAAGTCCTGTCCGTTGTTGACGGCAGCGGCAAAAAATTATCATATTCCGAAACGACAGCAGACGATAACCTTTTGTTACGGATCGGTGATGCCAGCATGTATGTTCACGGAGTTCATACGTATGTCATTACCTATACCCAACGCGACGTGACAAGGTTTTTTAGTAATACGAATGACGACGAGTTTTACTGGGACGTAAACGGCACTCAGTGGCAACAGCCAATGGGTAAGGTGAGTATGGGACTTCATGTAAGCGCAAAACTTGCCGGACAACTGACGGACAGCCAAAGATGCTATAAAGGGACAGTTGGCAGTACGGACCAGTGTACCATTAGTAAAATTCCTCAAGAAGACGGTACTATTTTTATTGCCGAGGCAACTGATATGCGTGCCTTTGAAAATATGACAATCGCGGTTGGATTTAAACCTCATACATTTGCCGGATACCAACAAACGCTTGGCGAAAAGATACTGGTGATACTTTTCATTATTTGGATCGCAGTACAGGTTGTGGGCTCGGTTATTGCCATCGGGGCGATCATTTGGATGCTGATTAAGCGTCACCGGGTTATGAACCGCGCTAAAGGCCGCGGAACGATTATCCCTGAGTATCTACCACCGAACGAGGCGAGTGTTCTAGCGTCGGCCCAGGTGCTGGGTAACGTGACATCCGACATGACCGCGCAAATTATTGATTTAGCAGTCCGGCATTACTTAAAGATTTATCAAACCAAGGATAAAACACTATTTAAACCTGCGGAATATGAGTTGGAAATAGCAAAAGATACGAGTGATCTGCGTACAGAAGAGCTCCGCCTTTTAAGTGATTTGTTTGGTGGAAGCATGGCAATCGGTAGCCGATTCGAGATGAAGAAACTGCAAAGCAACTCCTCTATGAGCCAAAAATTAACTGCCAGTCGCAAAGCATTACGTAAAGACGTTCGCGGCAAATATGAATTGTTTGAGCGGGCAGAAAAAGAAGCGCGAGATTTTAAATTGGTTGGTATTATTGCAATCGCTTTAGGTGTCGTGACGCTTTCGCCGCTTATTATCATTGCAGCGATCATTGCTTTTAGTATTGCTTATACATTGTGGCCGCGCACCGAAAAAGGTGTCACGCTTCGTGATTATTTATTGGGTCTAAAAGAATACGTTACCATTGCCGAGGAAGATCGTATTAAGATGCTGCAGAGTCCTGAAGGGGCGGAAAAAGTTGGCGTCAAAGTTGATAAGAATGACACCAAACAACTCGTTACATTATACGAACGGGTACTTCCGTATGCGGTGCTCTTCAACGTTGAAAAAGAATGGGCTAAGCAACTCGGTGCGTATTACGAAACGAGTAGTAGCCAGCCGGATTGGTACGTGGGCAATACCGCGTTTAACGCGGTTGTATTCAGTTTGGCGCTTAGTAGCTTTAGTAGTCAAAATTCATCATATAGTTCTTCGTCGAGTTCATCATCTGGTGGTTCGAGCGGGGGAGGGTCGTCTGGTGGAGGCGGTGGCGGCGGCGGAGGTGGAGGCTGGTAA
- a CDS encoding PadR family transcriptional regulator codes for MTEQEQSSETYAEQLATQLRKGFLAYCVLKVCSGNPMYTSDIIRRLSDAELVVVEGTIYPLLSRLQKDGLLTHEWQESEQGPPRKYYKITEYGNEVMEHTTKKIATLNATLKKL; via the coding sequence ATGACAGAACAAGAACAATCTAGCGAAACGTATGCCGAACAGCTTGCCACGCAGCTGCGAAAAGGCTTCTTGGCTTATTGCGTTCTAAAAGTATGCAGTGGTAATCCAATGTACACCAGTGATATTATCCGCCGGCTTAGTGATGCGGAACTGGTCGTTGTAGAGGGGACAATTTACCCCTTGCTTAGCCGTTTGCAAAAAGATGGTCTGCTGACCCATGAATGGCAAGAGTCTGAGCAAGGACCACCTAGAAAGTATTACAAGATCACCGAATATGGCAACGAAGTTATGGAACATACAACGAAAAAAATTGCGACGCTAAATGCGACACTAAAGAAACTATAA
- a CDS encoding PspC domain-containing protein, with amino-acid sequence MKEITRIHIAKVPYDAEIEAKKELEAYLRTLEAYSDDAEIIGDIEIRITEILTERGVNKNGVISLDDVKALKQQLGEPKDFMGDGDMAIGQNDSEQVGSNTRKLFRDVDNAVLGGVMSGIGAFFGINPLWVRLLFIVVALASFGTALLVYIVLWIVVPPAKTAADKLQMTGRPVTIASIREMNEGSEEKSDSVPTGRRVVSFILGIFAALIAAGCFTLVAAIVVSLIQSSFIDDAWQQEASGFLVAAASLAAASGLLLGILFLLGAYAAFTQKITRRVWVSTIVVIVLGLVSFGTAIGLGQYGATVQRQVVEENTHQVNIALPGNIKAATALSVSASSFNVQYIVEPGEPRAEMRVVTQKGVNIPKVSAKMDGTKLVIGVEKNDVRRLCYWPGCDGSQQKITIYGPALQSVEAAMQSYVIYSPLSQSNLELNVKKDATLNIGEGTVENLQVTTDDNATVSADNATVMRAKVKLASDVSVNFGTTQSIEVTHANSCPSGMQSHLSLWSTGSLAVNGANQAIESADLTCMRLLVEGEKNDRS; translated from the coding sequence ATGAAAGAAATTACTAGAATCCACATTGCAAAAGTGCCTTACGACGCTGAAATCGAGGCTAAAAAAGAATTAGAAGCCTATCTTCGAACACTCGAAGCATACAGCGACGACGCCGAAATTATTGGTGACATTGAAATACGCATCACTGAAATTCTGACAGAGCGGGGCGTTAATAAAAACGGGGTGATTAGCCTTGACGACGTCAAGGCGCTAAAACAACAGCTAGGCGAGCCAAAAGATTTCATGGGTGATGGTGATATGGCTATAGGTCAAAATGATAGTGAACAAGTAGGAAGCAATACGCGAAAACTTTTCCGAGACGTTGATAATGCCGTACTTGGTGGAGTGATGAGCGGTATAGGCGCATTCTTTGGCATTAATCCATTGTGGGTGAGGCTACTATTCATCGTTGTCGCACTAGCTTCGTTTGGAACTGCGTTACTGGTATACATCGTGCTATGGATCGTCGTGCCGCCAGCTAAAACGGCAGCAGATAAACTGCAGATGACGGGTCGCCCGGTTACTATTGCTTCTATCCGCGAGATGAATGAAGGAAGTGAAGAAAAATCCGACTCAGTGCCAACTGGCCGTCGGGTAGTATCCTTTATTTTAGGTATTTTTGCAGCGCTTATAGCAGCGGGATGCTTTACTCTGGTTGCGGCGATTGTCGTCAGCCTTATCCAAAGTTCATTCATTGATGACGCCTGGCAGCAGGAAGCGTCTGGGTTCTTGGTTGCGGCTGCTAGCTTAGCGGCAGCTAGCGGACTTTTGCTAGGAATCCTATTCTTGCTAGGCGCATATGCTGCATTCACGCAAAAAATAACCCGAAGGGTATGGGTCAGCACGATTGTCGTTATTGTTCTTGGTCTTGTATCGTTTGGAACTGCGATTGGTCTGGGCCAATACGGCGCGACTGTGCAGCGACAGGTAGTCGAGGAAAATACCCATCAGGTAAATATTGCATTGCCAGGTAATATCAAAGCCGCAACGGCACTTTCCGTATCGGCATCAAGCTTTAACGTCCAATATATCGTAGAGCCGGGCGAGCCTCGTGCGGAGATGCGCGTTGTCACGCAAAAAGGAGTAAACATACCAAAGGTTTCGGCCAAAATGGATGGTACGAAACTTGTTATTGGTGTTGAGAAAAATGATGTTCGCCGCCTATGCTACTGGCCAGGATGTGATGGGTCTCAGCAGAAAATTACCATCTACGGTCCAGCATTACAGTCTGTTGAGGCTGCTATGCAATCCTATGTCATTTACAGTCCTCTTAGTCAGTCTAATCTTGAGCTAAATGTAAAAAAAGATGCTACTCTCAATATAGGCGAGGGAACGGTGGAGAATCTACAAGTTACGACTGACGATAACGCGACTGTCTCGGCCGATAACGCAACGGTTATGCGCGCAAAGGTGAAGCTTGCTAGTGATGTGAGTGTCAACTTTGGAACAACGCAGAGCATCGAGGTGACACATGCGAATTCGTGTCCATCCGGCATGCAGTCACATCTAAGTCTATGGAGCACGGGAAGCCTAGCCGTTAATGGTGCGAACCAGGCAATAGAATCCGCTGATCTAACATGTATGAGATTATTAGTAGAGGGAGAAAAAAATGATCGAAGTTAA
- a CDS encoding ABC transporter ATP-binding protein, with amino-acid sequence MIEVKNVTKTYGKKQNLFTALDDVSLSIPDGASVAILGRSGSGKSTLMHVMSGLDRPETGEIIVDGEDILKLKTKQIDKFRATKMSFIFQSFFVQANESCFDNVSLPLEIANLSRSKRRAKVDQALAAVELTDKKKSRARNLSGGQKQRLAIARAIVNDPQILFADEPTGNLDSTTGAIIEQLLFDYNKQNGTTLIIVTHDPELAAKCDIKIHIKDGKVQSIEKKGHAADLKNVTSRKVQL; translated from the coding sequence ATGATCGAAGTTAAAAACGTTACGAAAACATATGGGAAGAAACAGAATCTGTTTACGGCGCTAGATGATGTAAGCCTTTCCATTCCAGATGGAGCAAGTGTTGCTATCCTTGGTAGGTCTGGTAGTGGCAAATCCACATTGATGCATGTTATGAGCGGGCTTGACCGGCCAGAAACAGGTGAAATTATAGTTGACGGTGAAGATATCTTAAAACTAAAGACCAAACAGATCGACAAATTCCGAGCCACCAAAATGAGCTTTATTTTCCAGTCGTTTTTCGTGCAGGCTAATGAAAGTTGTTTTGATAATGTTAGCTTGCCACTTGAGATTGCGAACCTGTCAAGAAGTAAGCGTCGTGCTAAAGTCGACCAGGCGCTTGCCGCGGTCGAGCTTACTGACAAGAAAAAATCCCGTGCCCGGAATCTTTCCGGAGGTCAAAAACAGCGTCTTGCAATTGCGCGCGCAATTGTAAACGATCCTCAGATTTTATTTGCTGACGAACCAACTGGTAACCTTGATAGCACGACTGGCGCGATCATCGAACAACTGCTTTTTGACTACAATAAGCAAAACGGTACGACATTGATTATTGTTACGCACGACCCTGAACTAGCAGCTAAATGTGATATCAAAATCCACATCAAAGACGGGAAAGTCCAATCTATTGAGAAAAAAGGTCACGCTGCTGATCTAAAGAACGTTACTTCAAGAAAGGTACAGTTATGA
- a CDS encoding ABC transporter permease → MKTSDIARRAGRSLRHAKVRTLLTSMAIAVGAFTLTLSLAAGEGSRQYADKLIGSNINPQALLIVKDKAVVGQDSGQSALREYDPDLTTSTQGQTFKQLTQKDIDKIRENPDLKDVQPAYQPTIRYFGVEGDAKKYTSLVQMYDSTIRSETAAGNLPALGTQIGDGDIVMPEAFADILVKNKVAASKEALIGKKVTLTVAKPAAQPTEAEINQIIATEGPAGLAKLAQGETKDVTYTVRALAKQSSLAFVTGGALMVSDGQARELSEYVTKGTASYQKYMAASALVKDGKTPEDVKAQLEKEGYPTQTAKDLQAFLFTIVNILQGIVIGFGVLALFASVFGIINTMYISVLERTQQIGLMKALGTRRRDIARLFRYEAAWIGFLGGVLGSGLAVILGTLLNPWITKQLSLADDSHILVFQPLPIALLILVLIIIAITAGYLPARRAAKLDPIEALRTE, encoded by the coding sequence ATGAAAACGAGTGATATTGCCCGCCGCGCAGGTCGTAGTTTGCGACATGCCAAAGTCCGTACGCTACTTACGAGTATGGCGATTGCCGTAGGCGCATTTACGTTGACGCTTTCACTTGCGGCCGGAGAAGGCTCGCGTCAATACGCCGACAAGCTAATCGGATCAAATATTAATCCTCAAGCGCTGCTTATCGTTAAAGATAAGGCTGTCGTTGGTCAAGATAGCGGCCAGAGTGCGTTGCGTGAGTACGACCCTGATCTGACAACGAGTACGCAAGGGCAGACGTTCAAGCAGCTAACCCAAAAAGATATCGACAAGATTCGTGAAAATCCTGACCTTAAAGACGTACAACCGGCCTACCAACCAACCATCCGCTACTTTGGCGTTGAAGGCGATGCGAAAAAGTATACAAGTTTGGTGCAAATGTACGATTCAACAATCCGTAGCGAGACAGCTGCTGGTAATTTGCCTGCTCTCGGGACACAGATCGGAGACGGTGATATTGTTATGCCAGAGGCATTCGCCGACATCCTAGTTAAGAATAAAGTCGCGGCAAGTAAAGAAGCCCTAATCGGCAAAAAAGTAACGTTAACGGTTGCAAAACCGGCAGCTCAACCGACCGAAGCCGAAATAAACCAGATTATTGCCACGGAAGGTCCTGCGGGCCTGGCAAAGTTGGCACAGGGCGAGACTAAAGACGTAACGTATACGGTACGGGCATTAGCCAAGCAATCTTCGCTAGCATTCGTAACCGGTGGCGCGCTTATGGTTTCAGACGGCCAAGCCCGTGAATTATCGGAATACGTGACTAAGGGTACTGCCAGCTACCAAAAATACATGGCGGCATCGGCGCTTGTGAAAGATGGCAAGACACCCGAGGACGTCAAAGCCCAACTTGAAAAGGAAGGCTATCCTACGCAAACCGCAAAGGACCTACAGGCATTTCTATTTACGATTGTTAATATCCTACAGGGCATCGTCATCGGCTTTGGTGTCCTAGCGCTGTTTGCGAGCGTGTTTGGGATTATCAACACCATGTACATCAGTGTGCTTGAACGTACGCAGCAGATTGGCCTGATGAAAGCCTTAGGCACGCGCCGACGTGACATAGCCCGGCTGTTCCGGTATGAAGCAGCATGGATTGGCTTCCTGGGTGGTGTTCTTGGCTCGGGTCTAGCGGTGATTCTCGGTACGCTTTTGAACCCTTGGATTACCAAGCAGCTTAGTCTTGCAGACGATAGCCATATATTGGTATTTCAGCCACTGCCAATTGCCTTGCTTATCCTTGTTTTGATCATTATTGCGATTACTGCGGGCTATCTACCAGCTCGCCGAGCAGCTAAACTTGACCCGATTGAAGCTCTTCGTACGGAATAG